In Leptolyngbya sp. FACHB-261, a genomic segment contains:
- a CDS encoding thioesterase family protein, whose translation MQRFTTQLRVRYHEMDPLGHVNNAVYLHYLEQAAIEHSEYLGFGEARYRELGGIFVLRRMQVEYLRPAVAGDTLAVETWLQEMRGPRVIRRYEIRRRNGADLLVIAEAVWVWVDAASVRPKAIPASILEVFQAASQTTNEVITNSVS comes from the coding sequence ATGCAACGATTTACCACTCAATTGCGCGTTCGCTATCACGAAATGGACCCCCTTGGCCATGTGAACAATGCTGTGTATTTGCACTATTTGGAACAGGCTGCTATTGAACATTCTGAGTATCTAGGCTTTGGTGAGGCGCGCTACCGTGAGTTGGGTGGCATCTTTGTGCTGCGTCGGATGCAAGTTGAGTATTTGCGTCCGGCTGTCGCTGGTGACACACTTGCAGTTGAAACCTGGTTGCAAGAAATGCGTGGTCCCAGAGTCATTCGTCGCTACGAAATTCGCAGACGAAACGGAGCGGACTTGTTAGTCATAGCAGAGGCAGTCTGGGTTTGGGTCGATGCAGCATCCGTACGGCCAAAAGCCATTCCCGCCTCTATTCTGGAGGTGTTTCAAGCGGCCAGCCAAACGACTAACGAGGTCATAACCAACTCAGTGAGCTAG